The proteins below are encoded in one region of Juglans microcarpa x Juglans regia isolate MS1-56 chromosome 4D, Jm3101_v1.0, whole genome shotgun sequence:
- the LOC121260837 gene encoding protein FAR1-RELATED SEQUENCE 12-like isoform X2 — protein MDPELVVSIDDGEFDNSTDVELELCKDVTVIRHSVEETSFTDQNDKISHGSSMEEITIFEGGEPYVGQEFESEEAAHAFYSAYGMRVGFVTRINYLSRSKLDGSIIGRTLVCNKEGYRKPYRIDKKNSKPRIATRMGCKAMLSVRKLSTEKWVVTKFVKEHTHALTTGNAQSILTNTQIPNENVKIQELTQQLLLERKRSASLRKVIDLLFSHIEQHAEDLSRRVQHVADQVKEIESGRKTPQNCR, from the exons A TGGATCCTGAACTTGTTGTGAGCATTGATGATGGGGAATTCGATAACTCTACTGATGTTGAGCTTGAGCTTTGTAAAGATGTAACAGTGATTAGACATTCAGTTGAGGAGACATCTTTTACTGatcaaaatgataaaataagtcATGGTTCTTCTATGGAGGAGATTACTATCTTTGAAGGTGGCGAGCCATATGTGGGTCAGGAATTTGAGTCTGAAGAGGCAGCACATGCTTTTTACAGTGCATATGGCATGCGTGTTGGTTTCGTTACTCGGATAAACTATCTCTCTCGCTCTAAACTCGATGGATCCATTATTGGTAGAACTCTTGTCTGTAACAAAGAAGGTTACAGAAAACCTTACAGGATTgacaagaaaaattcaaagccACGAATTGCCACTAGGATGGGTTGCAAGGCAATGCTTTCAGTAAGGAAACTAAGTACTGAAAAATGGGTTGTGACAAAGTTTGTGAAGGAGCACACTCATGCGTTGACTACAGGGAACGCTCAAAGTATATTGACCAATACTCAAATCCCG aatgaaaatgtgaaaattcaAGAATTAACTCAACAACTGCTCCTTGAGAGAAAGCGCTCTGCTTCACTTAGAAAAGTTATAGACCTTTTATTCAGTCACATTGAACAGCACGCTGAAGACCTATCAAGAAGGGTACAACATGTAGCTGACCAGGTAAAGGAAATTGAATCTGGAAGGAAAACCCCTCAAAACTGTAGATAA
- the LOC121260837 gene encoding protein FAR-RED ELONGATED HYPOCOTYL 3-like isoform X1, translated as MDMRSYLGLGSICIILVYENGEIIFLNLNVAVDPELVVSIDDGEFDNSTDVELELCKDVTVIRHSVEETSFTDQNDKISHGSSMEEITIFEGGEPYVGQEFESEEAAHAFYSAYGMRVGFVTRINYLSRSKLDGSIIGRTLVCNKEGYRKPYRIDKKNSKPRIATRMGCKAMLSVRKLSTEKWVVTKFVKEHTHALTTGNAQSILTNTQIPNENVKIQELTQQLLLERKRSASLRKVIDLLFSHIEQHAEDLSRRVQHVADQVKEIESGRKTPQNCR; from the exons ATGGACATGAGATCTTATCTTGGATTAGGCTCCATTTGTATAATTTTAGTATATGAGAATGGAGAGATcatatttctaaatttgaatgTTGCAGTGGATCCTGAACTTGTTGTGAGCATTGATGATGGGGAATTCGATAACTCTACTGATGTTGAGCTTGAGCTTTGTAAAGATGTAACAGTGATTAGACATTCAGTTGAGGAGACATCTTTTACTGatcaaaatgataaaataagtcATGGTTCTTCTATGGAGGAGATTACTATCTTTGAAGGTGGCGAGCCATATGTGGGTCAGGAATTTGAGTCTGAAGAGGCAGCACATGCTTTTTACAGTGCATATGGCATGCGTGTTGGTTTCGTTACTCGGATAAACTATCTCTCTCGCTCTAAACTCGATGGATCCATTATTGGTAGAACTCTTGTCTGTAACAAAGAAGGTTACAGAAAACCTTACAGGATTgacaagaaaaattcaaagccACGAATTGCCACTAGGATGGGTTGCAAGGCAATGCTTTCAGTAAGGAAACTAAGTACTGAAAAATGGGTTGTGACAAAGTTTGTGAAGGAGCACACTCATGCGTTGACTACAGGGAACGCTCAAAGTATATTGACCAATACTCAAATCCCG aatgaaaatgtgaaaattcaAGAATTAACTCAACAACTGCTCCTTGAGAGAAAGCGCTCTGCTTCACTTAGAAAAGTTATAGACCTTTTATTCAGTCACATTGAACAGCACGCTGAAGACCTATCAAGAAGGGTACAACATGTAGCTGACCAGGTAAAGGAAATTGAATCTGGAAGGAAAACCCCTCAAAACTGTAGATAA
- the LOC121259896 gene encoding putative metallophosphoesterase At3g03305 — protein MGNLILNLMMLLFLTTATLPCTFHATRTIEEGGGDDLSSSSSSKSSSNSNEKNDRRVIHVKGGPESVIWVVQLSDLHFSVHHPERALDFKNVVGPVLSVIKPSLVLITGDLTDGKSKDLLTMKQNEEEWVEYRNIMEVVILRSGLDKSIFFDVRGNHDNFAVPTVGGAFDFFSKYSINGQLGRSRNVNSITLQTGGQKYLFVGFDSTMSVGLRGPTNLFGHPTDQLLEELDLELSQWNSQSTKSVTKISFGHFPLSFSASSFSGKSLKDIFLKHSLSAYLCGHLHTRFGKNLKRHHQSSHHFLSLPKFFQLNIHQKSSESPVNCSPGAPPIEEFWEWEMGDWRKSRAMRVLAIDRGHVSYVDIDFKLGAKETIILPTFPLDSRLMSTSSSRQRYECQVMLPSSYDSVRALVFSVYQVVSVTTRIYDTSPGNLVVVMETPMTKLVDNSSRGDLYAALWNYKAFEDPSPDRFWLQIEATDILGRSTLTELRPFSVDGLSGKLSWTWTEFLVMGCQWATLYYPILWSALYFMFSILLIPKALSIFSKKQYTCKNFIANKGFINGTVWILQELCRVAIVWYGMLGYLLHLILFPWFYGRVLTDGDERGYMTYIGWVVKNIDGKGKHDYAGCPDIMVVVLPHLFFVVFPAILIAAALAAERGIYREHFLSCSGKKEDDYEQGRRRSLLYNYGCGGSKFHFGDRWIRKVLFVVLLVICWKHFKNCRALVKAYEMNPLIHFLGYSLSIPLLLAYTVYKTRNV, from the exons gaggaggagatgatttatcttcttcttcttcttccaaatcGAGCTCGAACAGCAATGAGAAGAACGATAGGAGAGTGATACATGTGAAGGGAGGCCCAGAGTCGGTGATATGGGTGGTTCAGCTCTCTGATCTACATTTCAGTGTCCACCATCCCGAACGAGCTCTTGATTTCAAAAACGTTGTCGGCCCTGTCCTCTCCGTCATCAAACCCTCCCTTGTTCTTATCACTGGTGATCTCACAG ATGGTAAAAGTAAGGATTTGTTAACAATGAAGCAAAATGAGGAGGAGTGGGTGGAATACCGGAACATAATGGAAGTTGTTATATTAAGGAGTGGACTTGACAAGAgcatcttctttgatgttagaGGAAATCATGATAATTTTGCTGTGCCAACTGTTGGTGGTGCATTTGATTTCTTCTCAAAGTATAGTATCAATGGGCAGTTGGGAAGAAGTCGGAATGTCAATAGTATCACTCTTCAG ACTGGCGGGCAGAAATATCTCTTTGTTGGCTTTGACAGCACAATGTCTGTTGGTTTACGAGGTCCAACTAATCTTTTTGGGCATCCAACTGATCAACTGTTAGAAGAATTAGATTTGGAGCTCTCTCAATGGAATTCTCAGTCAACAAAATCAGTGACCAAGATTTCCTTTGGGCATTTCCCACTTTCATTCTCTGCATCTTCATTTTCTGGAAAGAGCTTAAAAGATATTTTCCTCAAGCATTCTCTATCGGCATACCTATGTGGACACCTCCACACTAGGTTTGGTAAGAATTTGAAGCGGCACCACCAGTCTAGTCATCATTTTTTATCCCTGCCAAAGTTTTTCCAGCTTAATATACACCAAAAATCTTCTGAAAGTCCTGTAAATTGTTCTCCTGGAGCCCCACCAATTGAAGAATTCTGGGAGTGGGAGATGGGTGACTGGAGGAAGAGTAGAGCAATGCGAGTTTTGGCCATTGATAGAGGTCACGTTTCATATGTTGACATTGACTTCAAGTTGGGAGCCAAAGAAACAATTATATTGCCCACATTTCCACTAGACTCACGCTTAATGTCAACATCTTCATCACGCCAGAGATATGAATGCCAAGTTATGCTCCCATCATCTTATGACTCAGTAAGAGCTCTGGTGTTCTCTGTTTATCAGGTTGTGTCTGTGACGACTAGGATATATGATACCAGTCCTGGAAATCTCGTAGTGGTCATGGAGACACCAATGACAAAGCTTGTGGATAACAGCTCCAGGGGAGATCTTTATGCTGCCTTATGGAATTACAAAGCATTTGAGGATCCATCTCCTGATAGATTTTGGTTACAAATTGAAGCAACTGACATCTTGGGCAGATCAACTTTGACTGAATTACGGCCCTTTTCTGTTGATGGTCTTAGTGGTAAGCTCTCCTGGACGTGGACAGAATTTTTGGTCATGGGTTGTCAATGGGCTACCTTGTATTACCCAATTCTCTGGTCTGCTCTTTATTTTATGTTCTCTATTCTTCTTATTCCAAAAgctctctccattttctccaaGAAGCAGTATACTTGCAAAAATTTCATAGCTAATAAAGGCTTCATAAATGGCACTGTATGGATTCTGCAAGAGTTGTGCAGGGTTGCCATCGTATGGTATGGTATGTTAGGATACTTGCTCCACCTTATATTATTCCCCTGGTTTTATGGGCGAGTTTTAACGGATGGTGACGAAAGGGGATACATGACTTATATTGGCTGGGTAGTCAAAAATATTGATGGCAAGGGAAAACATGACTATGCTGGATGTCCAGATATTATGGTGGTCGTTCTTCCCCATCTATTCTTTGTGGTTTTTCCTGCTATTCTGATTGCCGCGGCTTTGGCTGCTGAAAGAGGTATCTATAGGGAACATTTTCTGTCATGttcaggaaaaaaagaagatgattaTGAACAGGGAAGAAGGAGATCTCTATTGTACAATTACGGATGTGGCGGATCAAAGTTCCATTTTGGTGACCGGTGGATACGGAAAGTTCTCTTTGTGGTGCTCCTGGTGATTTGTTGGAAGCATTTTAAG AATTGCAGGGCTTTGGTAAAAGCTTATGAGATGAACCcattgattcattttctgggataTAGCCTTTCAATTCCACTATTGCTGGCTTATACCGTGTACAAAACCCGGAATGTCTGA